The sequence CTGATCTCCTCGTTCCATGGCATGTCGGGATTGATCGAAAGCCAGTATTCGCCCCTGCCCCACATGGCTGCCAGCGCAGCGATGACTTCGTCGGGATTGACGCCATCAGTGCGTTCAGCAATCGGATTGGCGAAGCCCTCAAGCACTACGAGCGCGGTGGTGCGAGCCGGATACGTAGCAGCGAATAGCGCACCCGGCGCGAACGAGCCGGGCACGGTGATGAGCACTGCTTCGCGGATTTCGAGATCGTCGAGCACCGCAGTGATGCTGTCGGCCCATTGCTCCAAGGTCGGCAGCGCGCCCGGCTCGACAGGATCGGACGCTCCACTGCCCGGCTGGTCGAAGAAGATCACTCGACCGAGCGATGTCATCGCCTCCACCCATCCCTGAACAGGCGACAACTCCGGCAGGTGTTCGCAGCATGTGAACCAATTCGGGACAAACACGATGTCGCGCTCACCCTCAGGCGACGCCCTATAGGCGACGCCCAAGTCCGCGTTCATCGCATAACGCGTCTCCGAGAACATCGCCGAAGTCTAGGCCGCACGAGCGACGCGGATCCCCAGATCAGCGGTCTAGGCAGACGCAACCGCGAACAGATGCCACTCGCCGGGTACGCCCTTGAGCTGGTGTGCGCCGCGCTCCTCGAACTCCAGTCCCGACCCGATGACGAGGTCGCGCAGCGTGCTGGACACCAGCACCTCGTTCGGCCCGGCCAGTGCGCTCACCCGCGCCCCGATGTGCACGCCGATCCCGCCGATGTCATCGCCGCGCACCTCGACCTCGCCGGTGTGCAGCCCGGCACGCAGCTCGATGCCGAGCGCTTGCACCGCCTCGCGGATTGCCATCGCGCAGCGGATCGCCCGCTGCGGGCCGTCGAACATCGCAAGGAAACCATCACCTGACGTGTTCACCTCACGGCCTCGAAATCGACTGAGTTGTACACGGACGATGGCGTCGTGTGCATCGAGCAACGCATGCCAATCGCGGTCGCGCATCTCGGCGGCCCGGCGCGTCGAGTCCACGATGTCGGTGAACAGCATGGTGGCCAGAACACGGTCGTCGGCAACGTCGGGCTGCTCGCCAGTAAGGAATTGGGCGATCTCTTGGAAGGAATCTCGCCACGGTTCAACGAAGTGGTAGGTATTGCGACCAGGCAGCTCAACGTATTTCGCGCCCACTATGTGATCAGCGACGTACTTACCCCACTCGGGCCGAAACAACGAGTCGGTGTGTTGAAGGACGAGCGTTGGCACACGAATCGACGGAAGCACGGCCCGCACGTCAACGTCGGTCACGAGCGGCAGCACGCGAGCAACGGTCCCTGGACTTGCCGCCAGGCGTTCGTGGCGCGCCCATGTTGCCCGAATCTCGTCGTTCCATGGCATTTCCGGATTAGTCGCATATTGCGACTGACCGGTGCCCCAAGACGCGACGTAGCCGGGCAAGATCTCGTCACGGATGTGCCTATCGGGCTGGAGCACGTCCAGCGGAGCCGCGTAGCCCTCGAGGACGACCAGGGCGGTTGTGCGAGATGGATGTGTGGCTGCGAACAGCGCCGCTGTTGTCGCCCCGCCGTTGCTCGCCAGGAGTACCGCTTCCTGACTGTCGAGTTCGTCAAGCACTGCGGTGATGCTGTCGGCCCATTGCTCCAGTGTCGGCAGCGCACCAGGCACAACGAGATCGGACGCGCCCGAGCCCGGCTGGTCGAAGAAGATCAGCCGACCTAGCGATGTCATCGCCTCGACCCACCCCCGCAGGGACGGTAGCTCGGGCAAGATCTCACAGTTTGTGAGCCAATTCGGGACGAACACGATGTCGCGCTCACCTTCACCAGTGGTGCGGTAGGCGACGCGCAAGTCCCCGTTCATCGCATAGCGCGTCTCCGAGAACATGGCGGAAGTCTAAGTCCCAGGGAAAGCGTCAGCAGACGTTTACGCAGCTGAGGGCGGTCCCCTAGAACGTACTTCACCAATTCGGTGTCACCACATGCTCAAAACGTTCTGGGTTGGCCCAAACGGCTGGAGCGAAAAGCAACGACCCGACGGCGCGGTGGTCTGGACGCTACCCACCGGCCACACCCGCACCACCCATCCGGGCAGCCTGCACCTGTTCCCGCGACTGTGTGCACCCACCGCCACCCTGTGGACCGGCGAACCCCCCGTTGCGGAGACCACCGCCGGGCGCGGAATGAAGATGCCCAAACGCCGCCACACCCGCGCCGCCACCACCGCCAAAGCCAAGGCGGCAGAACGAAAACTCAACGATCCGCTCGTCGCCGAACGCAACAAGCCGCCACCGTTCTAAACGACGGCGAACAGACTCCATTCACCCGGTACACCTTTGAGTTCATGTATGCCGCGAGGCTCGAACTCGAGTCCCGATCCGATCACCAGATCGCGCAACGTGCTGGACACGAGAACATCGTTCGGCCCGGCCAATGCGCTCACGCGGGCGCCGATGTGCACGGCTATCCCGCCGATGTCCTCGCCGCGCACCTCGCACTCACCGGTGTGCAGGCCCGCCCTCACCTGCAAGCCCAACGCTTGCACTGCATCGCGAATTGCCATGGCGCATCGGATCGCTCGCTGCGGGCCGTCGAACATCGCAAGAAACCCATCTCCCGACGTGTTCACCTCGCGGCCGCGAAACCGGGCCAGCTGTGACCGGACGACGGCGTCATGGGCATCAAGCAAGGCGTGCCAGTCACGGTCGCCCATCTCTGAGGCGCGACGCGTGGAGTCCACGATGTCGGTGAACAGCACTGTAGCGAGAACCCGCTCATCGGCCACGTCGGCCTGATGGCCGGTGAGGAACTCCGAGATCTCCCGAAACGCCGGTCGCCAAGGATCGACGAAGTGGTACAGGTTTCGCCCCGGGAGCTCCACGTACTTCGCGGCCGATATGTGGTCAGCGACGTACTTGCCCATCGCAGGCGAGATGAACGGATCGTCGCTGTGCTGGACGACGAGGGTTGGCACTCGAACTGTGGGAAGCACCGCCCGCATGTCCAGTTCCGACAGGAGCGGCATCATGAGAGCTGCAGTCCCTGGACTCGCCGCCATCCGTTCCATTCGGGCCCACGTGGCCCGGATCTCCTCGTTCCAGGGCATATCCGGATTGATCGCATGCTGGTATTCGCCCGTCCCCCACATGGCGATCATGGCAGCGACGGCTTCCTCGGGATCGAGCTCACCAACCGGATTCGCGTAGACCTCGAGAGCGAGCAGTGCGCTTGTCCTGGATGGGTGGGTCGCTGCGAACAGCGCGGCCGTTGCGAACGCACCGTCGACTGCGAGCAGGACGGCATAGGCACTCCCGAGATCGTCCAGCACCGCGGTGATGCTGTCGGTCCACTGCTCCAAGGTCGGCAACGCCCCCGGCGTGACGGGATCGGATGCCCCCGTGCCCGGCTGGTCCAAGAAGATCAGTCGCCCGAGCGATGTCATCGCCTCAATCCAGCCTTGGAGGGACGGCAGCTCCGGTAAGACCTCACAGCACGTGAACCAGTTCGGCACGAACACGATGTCACGCTCACCCTCAGGCGACGCGCGGTAGGCGACGCGCAAGTCCCCGTTCATGGCATAGCGCGTCTCCGAGAACATCGCAGAAGTCTAAGCCGGGGAGCGGGTCGAGCGGTGCCCGTCGGCAGAGTTAATGCTGCTCACGGGCACTGTCTCTGAAGTGTATTTGAGCCAGTCGATGTCACCACCTACTGAAAACGTTCTGGAACGCACTGGGCGGCTGGCGTGACCGACAACTACCCGACGCGACCATCATCTGGACCTCACCCACCGGGCACACCTATGTCACCTACCCCGGCAGCCGCCACCTGTTCCCGGCATTGTGTAAACCCACAGCCACGCTATGGCACAGCGAACCACCCACACCCGAACCCGCCACCAAGCGCGGGGCGATGATGCCCAAACGCCGACACACCCGCGCCCACAACACCGCCAAAGCCAAAGCCGCCGAACGGCGACTCAACGACGCCCACGTCGCCGAACGCAACAAACCGCCACCGTTCTAAGGTCAGCGACTACGACGCGACGGCGAAAAGCTTCCACACACCGGGCACGCCCTTGAGCTCGTAAATCCCGCGCTCGTCGAACTCCAGCCCCGACCCGATCACCAGATCGCGCAACGTGCTCGACACCAACACCTCGCTCGCCCCGGCCAATGCACTCACCCGCGCACCGATATGCACACCGATCCCGCCGATGTCATCACCGCGCACCTCGCATTCGCCGGTATGCAAACCGGCACGCACCTCGATGCCCAGCGCCTGCACCGCGTCGCGGATCGCCATCGCACAGCGGATCGCGCGCTGCGGGCCGTCGAACATCGCCAGGAACCCATCACCCGTCCTGTTCACTTCGCGGCCCCGAAAACGCGCCAGCTGCGACCGCACCACAGCGTCATGCGCATCAAGCAACGCATACCAGTCACGGTCGCCGATCTCGGCGGCCCGGCGCGTCGAGTCCACGATGTCGGTGAACAGCACCGTGGCGAGAACCCGATCATCGGCCACTTCTGCCTGGTGTCCGGTGAGGAACTCGGCGATCTCCTGGAAAGACGCGCGCCACGGTTCGACGAAGTGGTTGGCGTTGCGCCCTGGGAGTCCAACGTATTTCGCGCCCGGTATGCGATCAGCGAGGTCCTTGCCCCACTCGGGCGGGATCAGCGAATCGTCGGTGTGGTGGAGGACGAGAGTCGGGACGCGGACGGCTGGAAGCAATGCCCGCACGTCCATTTCGGCCAGCAGCGGCATCATGAGGGCGACGGTTCCTGGGCTCGCCGCCAGGCGTTCATAGCGTGCCGACGCTGCCCGGATCTCCTCGTTCCACGGCATGTCGGGATTCATCGCATGCTGGAACTCGCCCGTCCCCCAGATGGCGACCAGGGCGGCCAAAATCTGCTCGGGTGTGGGTCCCTCGGTGCGCTCAGCCACCGGATTCGCGTAACCCTCCAGCACGACCAGCGCGGTCGTGCGGGATGGATGTGTTGCCGCGAACAGCGCACCTGTCGCGGCACTGCCGGACATCGCGAGCAGGACCGCTTCACGACTCCCGAGATCGTCCAACACCGCGGCGATGCTGTCGGCCCACTGCTCCAACGTCGGCAGCGCGCCCGACGTGACGGGATCAGACTGTCCGGTACCCGGCTGGTCGAAGAAAATCAGTCGACCGAGCGATGTCATCGCCTCGATCCACCCTCGAAGGGGCGGCTGTTCAGGAGTGTCCTCACAGGTGCTGAACCACCCTGGGACGAGCACTATGTCGCGAGCACCAGGTGGTGACGCGCGATAGGCGACACGCAAACCGCCATTCATCGCATAGCGCGTCTCCGAGAACACCGCAGAAGTCTAAGTCCCAGGAAGCGCGTCGACAGCCGTTTATGCTGTTCAAGAGCGTTTCGTTGAAGCGTACTTCACGTAATCGCTACCACCACCTACTGAAAACGTTCTGGAACGCACTGGGCGGCTGGCGTGACCGCCAACTGCCCGACGGCACCATCGTGTGGACCAGCCCGACCGGATACACCTACACCACCCACCCCGGCAGCCTGCACCTGTTCCCGAGCTTGTGTGCACCCACCGCCACCCTGTGGACCGGGAACCCACCCACCGTAAAACCCACAGGCGACCGCGACGCGATGATGCCCAAACGCCGCCACGCCCGCGGGCACAACACCGCCCAAGCCAAAGCCGCCGAACGACGACTCAACGACCCCCACGTCGCCGAACGCAACAGGCCGACACCCTTTTAGGCGTATTGCAAGTTGTTACGAGGCGACGGCCAACAGCCGCCATTCACCCGGCACGCCTTTTAGTTCATGCGAGCCGCGGTCTTCGAACTCCAGCCCCGACCCGATCACCAGATCGCGCAGCGTGCTCGACACCAGCACCTCATTGGGCCCAGCCAACGCGCTCACCCGCGCCCCGATGTGCACGCCGATCCCGCCGATGTCATCGCCGCGCACTTCGCATTCGCCGGTGTGCAACCCGGCGCGCACCTCGATGCCCAGCGCCTGCACCGCATCGCGGATCGCCATGGCGCAGCGGATCGCTCGTTGCGGGCCGTCGAACATCGCAAGGAAGCCGTCACCCGAGGTGCTCACCTCACGGCCCCGAAAGCGAGCCAGCTGCGACCGGACAACGGCGTCGTGCGCATCAAGCAACGCATGCCAGTCACGGTCACCCATCTCTGAGGCGCGGCGCGTGGAGTCCACGATATCGGTGAACAACACGGTGGCGAGAACACGGTCATCGGCCAGGTCGGGCTGCTGGCCGGTGAGAAATTCGGCGATCACCTGGAACGAATCGCGCCACGGTTCCACGAAGTGGTAGAAGTTGCGTCCGGGGAGCTCAACGTATTTGGCCCCCTGTATGTGATCGGCGATGTACTTGCGTGTGTGCCCCCAAGTCGCGTGCACGGGGTGGTCGGTGTGCTGCATGACCAGGGTAGGGACGCGGATTGTCGGAAGAACCGCCCGCACATCCAAATCCGTCATCAACGGCAGCATCATCTCCACCATCGCGGGGCTCGCCGCCATGCGCTCGTGTCGGGCCCACGCTGCCCGGATCTCCTCGTTCCACGGCATATCCGGATTTAAGAAATGCTCGACCTCGCCCGTGCCCCACATGGCTGCCGACTCAGCAACGCTTTCGCGGGCGCGTTCGACGGTTGTTGTATCCGCGTAGCCTTCCAGCGCAATCAGTGCAGTCGTACGGGACGGATGTGTAGCCGCGAACAGCGCACCGGGCGCAAACGCGTTGAAAAGGCTGCACAGTATTACCGCTTCGCGGCTGTCGAGATCGTCCAACACCGCTGTGATGCTGTCGGCCCATTGCTCCACGGTGGGCAGAGCACCCGGCGTGACCGGATCAGACAGTCCGCTGCCCGGATGGTCGAAGAAGATGATCCGACCGAGCGATGTCATCGCCTCGACCCACCCTTGAACGGACGGTAGTTCTGGAAGGACCTCGCAGCAGAAGAACCAGTTCGGGACGAACACAATGTCGCGAGGACCTTCACGCGAAGCCCGATAGGCGACCCGCAAGTCACCATTTCTCGCGTAGCGCGTCTCCGAGAGCATTGCGGAAGTTTAAGCCGACGAGCAGGTGGGTGGTGCGCATCGGCAGCGTTTATGCTGCTCACAAGAGTTCCCCTGAAGTGTTCTTCGGCCAGTCGCGGCCACCATCTGCTCAAAACGTTTTGGGCCGGCCGGTGCGGCTGGCGCGATGAACAACGACCCGACGGCACCGTGGTGTGGACTGACCCGCACGGCCAAACCCAGCTAACCCGGCCGGGCAGCTACGCGCTGTTCCCGTCGCTGTGCCGACCCACCGCACCAGTGGTCCTGACCACCACTGACAAGGCCGCAGCCCGCAGGCCAACCAGCGTGCGGGCTGACCATGCCCCGCCGGCGACGCACCCGCGCACAAAACCGCGCCCAACACATCACAGCCCAACGCGCCCGCAACCACCAACTGATCGAGGATCGCGGAAATGATCGCCCCGAAGCGAACTTCCCGGCAAGACCCAGACCACCGGGAAACGACGACCCACCGCCGTTCTAGGCGATGTGGAAGTCGCGATCTTCAGGTCGCGAAAGCATGGCGGTCATCGTCTTGCGGTCATACGGCCAGAGGTCGATGTTGCCCTCATCGGTCAGGTACCAGGAGTTGCATCCGGTGTTCCACACCGTCGGCCCGAGCGCGGCGGCGACATCGTCGTTGAACTTCGTGGTCGCCTGTTCTGTCACCTCGACGGTGGTGAATTCGCCTGCCCTGAAACGACGTAACCATTCGACGATGTACTTCGCGGTCAACTCGGCGGAGAAGTGCAGCGGAATGGATCCGGTCGGGGAGTTGGGGCCCAGCACCGTGAAGAAGTTCGGAAAACCCGATATCGCGGTCATCCGGTATGCGCGCGGTCCTTTCGACCAGGCGTCGTTGATGGTCAGTCCGTCCCGGCCGCGGATGTTCATCGGCCGCATGTAGTTGTGTGTATGAAAACCGGTCGCCAGGATCAGCAGATCCACCTCGATCTCGCGGCCGTCGGTGGTCTCGATGCCGCGCGGGGTGATCCTATCGATCGCAGACGTCACTAATTCTGCGTTAGGCGACTGGATAGCCCGGTAATAGGTGTCCGAGACGACCTGGCGCTTGCACAGCGGCTGGTAATCAGGCGTAAGGCGCTGCCGCAGTGCGTCATCGCGGATTTGCAGACGCAGACACCAGCGAGCGTAGTTCTGAAGCAGTCGTCTGCGCCATGACGGCTTCGTGGCGACATCCGCCAGAATGCCTGAGCTCCAGAGCAGTCCGCTGTGCAGGCGCTGATTAGCCAACGGCAGTTTTCGGAGCGCCCGACTCAGCAGATTTGGCTGTGCCAGCCCTATCGGCGCCCAGATCACCCACTGCGGGGTTCGGACGAAATGCGTGATGTGTGCGGCGACGCGGTGCAACGCCGAAATGATCTGCACGCCGGTGGAACCGTTACCGATTACGGCGATCCTGCGGCCGGATGTGGCGACAGTGTCATCCCATTGCGCGGTGTGCATGACGTCACCGTCGAAGCTGTCGAGACCCGGTATGTCTGGCGTGAACGGGTGATGCAACACGCCCGTCGCGGCGATCACGAAGTCTGCTTCTCGCTTCCTGCCGTCGGCGGTGACCACCTCCCAACTAGCACCGCTGAAGACGGCCGACACGACTTCGGATCGCAGACGCAGCCGATCTTCGAGACCGAACTCCTCGACGACCTTCCGCAGATAGCGCTGGATCTCGTCACCCGGCGCGAACACCCCGCTCCAGTCGGGTTTCGGCGCAAAGGAGAACTGGTACAGCTGCGACGGCACGTCACACGTCAGGCCGGGGTAGTGGTTCCAATGCCAGACGCCGCCGACATCGTTGCCTTTTTCGAGGATGGTGAAGTCGTTGAACCCCGCGCGCGCCAGCGTGACCGCCGTCGCGATCCCTGCCATACCCGCACCGATGATCACGACCCTGGGTTGCCGTGTCATCGTCGCTCCCTTGCCTGTGCCTCGATCGCCCTGTCATAGTCGCCGCGGACATCCTGCTCAACGGAGGTCAGAGCTCGGCGATCGCCAATCGTCCTGCGGGCCAATCCCATCACGGCATCGGGAGTGATTGCGCGAAGAAGATCCCAGCCGGCGAGATAACGGGGCACGGCGATCTCAGCGCGACGATTGGCCACGCTGCGGACGATCGCCGACGCCACCGATTCGGGCTCGACGGTCGGCACACCCCGCCCCAGCGGCACCCCGGAAGTGAGCCGGGTTCGCACGGCGCTGGGCAGGACAGCCGTCACGCTGACACCCGTATCGCGATACTCCTCGCGGACCGCAGCGGAGAGTCCGACAGCGGCGAACTTGCTGGCGTTGTAGACCGCCATGCCGGGGACGGCGAGCTTTCCCGCCATGGACGCGACGTTCACGATGTGTCCACGGCCGCGTTCGAACATGTGCGGCAACACGACTCGCATGCCGTGGATCGAGCCCCACACGTTCACTTCGAGTGTGGTCCTGCTGATCGCGTCGTCTTCGGATACGAAGTCCCCCAGCGGCATGACTCCGGCGTTGTTGACGAGCACATCGACACGGCCGTAACGATCGATCACCGCCGCGACGAACTCTGCGAAGGAGTTCCGTGATGTCACGTCCACGGTGTAACTGGCCCCGTCGAGATCACCTGCACACACCGTTGCTCCGCGAGCGGCGAACAGGTCCACGGTCGCCTTGCCGATTCCGCGTGCGCCGCCGGTGACCACCACGATCGCGTCGTCAACCTCGATCTTCGGGTAGAGCATCGCACCCCCATACTCATTTCGAAAACCGACGGTATCGGGAAGCCATTGGTATGTCAACGGCTAGGATAGCAGCCATGGCACGCATGACCCGCGCCGAGCGTCAGGCTCAGACGAGGACACAGTTGATCGCGACCGCACGACAGATGTTCTTCACCGACGGCTACCACCCGACATCGCTGGAGAAGGTGGCCGACGCCGCCGGCTACTCGAAGGGCGCCGTGTACTCGAACTTCCGCAACAAGGACGAACTCTGTGCTGCCGTTCTCGACGGGATAAGGGATGAGCGCCTGACCGACGCCATCGGGCTGTTCACGCAGCCCGACAGGTTCGAGGCGCTACGCGACTG is a genomic window of Mycobacterium sp. ITM-2016-00318 containing:
- a CDS encoding adenylate/guanylate cyclase domain-containing protein produces the protein MFSETRYAMNGDLRVAYRASPEGERDIVFVPNWFTCCEVLPELPSLQGWIEAMTSLGRLIFLDQPGTGASDPVTPGALPTLEQWTDSITAVLDDLGSAYAVLLAVDGAFATAALFAATHPSRTSALLALEVYANPVGELDPEEAVAAMIAMWGTGEYQHAINPDMPWNEEIRATWARMERMAASPGTAALMMPLLSELDMRAVLPTVRVPTLVVQHSDDPFISPAMGKYVADHISAAKYVELPGRNLYHFVDPWRPAFREISEFLTGHQADVADERVLATVLFTDIVDSTRRASEMGDRDWHALLDAHDAVVRSQLARFRGREVNTSGDGFLAMFDGPQRAIRCAMAIRDAVQALGLQVRAGLHTGECEVRGEDIGGIAVHIGARVSALAGPNDVLVSSTLRDLVIGSGLEFEPRGIHELKGVPGEWSLFAVV
- a CDS encoding adenylate/guanylate cyclase domain-containing protein; translated protein: MFSETRYAMNGGLRVAYRASPPGARDIVLVPGWFSTCEDTPEQPPLRGWIEAMTSLGRLIFFDQPGTGQSDPVTSGALPTLEQWADSIAAVLDDLGSREAVLLAMSGSAATGALFAATHPSRTTALVVLEGYANPVAERTEGPTPEQILAALVAIWGTGEFQHAMNPDMPWNEEIRAASARYERLAASPGTVALMMPLLAEMDVRALLPAVRVPTLVLHHTDDSLIPPEWGKDLADRIPGAKYVGLPGRNANHFVEPWRASFQEIAEFLTGHQAEVADDRVLATVLFTDIVDSTRRAAEIGDRDWYALLDAHDAVVRSQLARFRGREVNRTGDGFLAMFDGPQRAIRCAMAIRDAVQALGIEVRAGLHTGECEVRGDDIGGIGVHIGARVSALAGASEVLVSSTLRDLVIGSGLEFDERGIYELKGVPGVWKLFAVAS
- a CDS encoding adenylate/guanylate cyclase domain-containing protein, producing MLSETRYARNGDLRVAYRASREGPRDIVFVPNWFFCCEVLPELPSVQGWVEAMTSLGRIIFFDHPGSGLSDPVTPGALPTVEQWADSITAVLDDLDSREAVILCSLFNAFAPGALFAATHPSRTTALIALEGYADTTTVERARESVAESAAMWGTGEVEHFLNPDMPWNEEIRAAWARHERMAASPAMVEMMLPLMTDLDVRAVLPTIRVPTLVMQHTDHPVHATWGHTRKYIADHIQGAKYVELPGRNFYHFVEPWRDSFQVIAEFLTGQQPDLADDRVLATVLFTDIVDSTRRASEMGDRDWHALLDAHDAVVRSQLARFRGREVSTSGDGFLAMFDGPQRAIRCAMAIRDAVQALGIEVRAGLHTGECEVRGDDIGGIGVHIGARVSALAGPNEVLVSSTLRDLVIGSGLEFEDRGSHELKGVPGEWRLLAVAS
- a CDS encoding adenylate/guanylate cyclase domain-containing protein → MFSETRYAMNGDLRVAYRTTGEGERDIVFVPNWLTNCEILPELPSLRGWVEAMTSLGRLIFFDQPGSGASDLVVPGALPTLEQWADSITAVLDELDSQEAVLLASNGGATTAALFAATHPSRTTALVVLEGYAAPLDVLQPDRHIRDEILPGYVASWGTGQSQYATNPEMPWNDEIRATWARHERLAASPGTVARVLPLVTDVDVRAVLPSIRVPTLVLQHTDSLFRPEWGKYVADHIVGAKYVELPGRNTYHFVEPWRDSFQEIAQFLTGEQPDVADDRVLATMLFTDIVDSTRRAAEMRDRDWHALLDAHDAIVRVQLSRFRGREVNTSGDGFLAMFDGPQRAIRCAMAIREAVQALGIELRAGLHTGEVEVRGDDIGGIGVHIGARVSALAGPNEVLVSSTLRDLVIGSGLEFEERGAHQLKGVPGEWHLFAVASA
- a CDS encoding NAD(P)/FAD-dependent oxidoreductase, with protein sequence MTRQPRVVIIGAGMAGIATAVTLARAGFNDFTILEKGNDVGGVWHWNHYPGLTCDVPSQLYQFSFAPKPDWSGVFAPGDEIQRYLRKVVEEFGLEDRLRLRSEVVSAVFSGASWEVVTADGRKREADFVIAATGVLHHPFTPDIPGLDSFDGDVMHTAQWDDTVATSGRRIAVIGNGSTGVQIISALHRVAAHITHFVRTPQWVIWAPIGLAQPNLLSRALRKLPLANQRLHSGLLWSSGILADVATKPSWRRRLLQNYARWCLRLQIRDDALRQRLTPDYQPLCKRQVVSDTYYRAIQSPNAELVTSAIDRITPRGIETTDGREIEVDLLILATGFHTHNYMRPMNIRGRDGLTINDAWSKGPRAYRMTAISGFPNFFTVLGPNSPTGSIPLHFSAELTAKYIVEWLRRFRAGEFTTVEVTEQATTKFNDDVAAALGPTVWNTGCNSWYLTDEGNIDLWPYDRKTMTAMLSRPEDRDFHIA
- a CDS encoding SDR family oxidoreductase; the protein is MLYPKIEVDDAIVVVTGGARGIGKATVDLFAARGATVCAGDLDGASYTVDVTSRNSFAEFVAAVIDRYGRVDVLVNNAGVMPLGDFVSEDDAISRTTLEVNVWGSIHGMRVVLPHMFERGRGHIVNVASMAGKLAVPGMAVYNASKFAAVGLSAAVREEYRDTGVSVTAVLPSAVRTRLTSGVPLGRGVPTVEPESVASAIVRSVANRRAEIAVPRYLAGWDLLRAITPDAVMGLARRTIGDRRALTSVEQDVRGDYDRAIEAQARERR